The region TTTCGGCTCGGGGTCGTTTTTGGCGACCGACCGCTGAACGAGACGCAAAGGCTTTCCCTCCTCGCTCCAAGTGTTCAAAGTGGGCAGAGCCAGCCGACTCCACCAGCATTCGTCCTCGAAGCCGACAGCCCAGGTTTCGGGGTTGGCCTCGGCCACGGCCATCAGCAGGTCGCGCCTTCTTTTTTTCTTTCGTACAAGGGGTCGGGAGATGTGATCCAGCGTTTGGCTCGCTGCCATCTCACTCCGAGAAGGCGCGCCAAAGTGGCCCGGATCGTCTCCCCCGAGACCCGCCTTTGTGTGAGCCCCTCCTCGAAAGCGACCTCCGCGGCCATCTCCAAAGTCCACAGGCTCGACTCGCGACCGAACTCCCTCGGAGAGCGGTGGAGCATCCCCCGAAGCCGCTCGGCACTCTCCTCGTCGAAGGCGTCGCGGGTTCTCTTGGGGCGCGAGGATCTGGCAACGAGAGCGTCGGGACCCCTCTCGTTGAAGTCGTGGATGGCGTCGCGCACCGTCTGCGTCCCGCAGCCGAGATTCTCGGCGATCTTCGGAGCTTTCTCACCCCTGGAGCTGGCAAGAAGTATCTGTGATCGGCGCATTACGAAGGCGTCTTTGGAGCGCAGCCCGGCTTCGAGGTCTTCGCGCTCGTTTTCCGACAACGAACGTACAAAGATTGGAGATTTCATGGACCTTACTGTAACTCGCAACCCGAAACCTATCCTGAAGATGCACTCGGCGACGGCCTCGTAGGCCGGGCGGTCCCCGGCGCGGGCGGAGTCGCGGAGGTAGACGCGGGCCCGCAGCGCGGCCCCGGGCCCCCCGCTCACCGCACCTCCCCGGGGAGCACCTGCTCGGCGAGCACCTCCGAGCGGATCACCAGCCCCTCCCGCACCGCCCGCCGCACGAAGGGGAGGAACCCTTCTATCCTTTCGGCCTCGTCCACGATGTCCACGACCACGGGCAGGTTCTCCGCGAGGCGGAGGATGCCCGCGGAGGCGATGTCCGCGTGGGGGGCGTAGCCCATGAACCCCTTGAAGACCGTGGCCCCGGCGAGCCCCTGCTCCCTGGCGGCGAGCACGAGGGCCTCGAAGAGGGGGCGTCCCCGGTAGCGCTCGTCCTCCCCGATGAGGACGCGCAGCCTGATCGCCGGCCTCATCCCGCCGCCCACGCGCCGGCCCGCGCGCCCGCGGAGAGGGCGAAGAGCCCGAGCGCCAGGGTGCCGACGATGTTGGAGAAGGCCCGGTCGCGCTCCCCGGCCGTAGCCAGGTTCGCGGTCTCGAGCATGAGGGTGGAGAAGGTGGTGAAACCGGCGAGCAGCCCGCTCCCGAGCACCAGGAGGAGCGCCCGGTCGTGCGGCGCGGCCCCCTGCAGCAGGCCGAGCCCGAGGCAGCCCAGCGCGTTGACCGCCAGCGTGCCCCACGGGAACTCCGGCCCCATCCTGTGCGCCACCCAGCCGCCGAGGAGGTACCGGAGAACCGACCCCGCCCCGGCCGCGGCGAGGGTGAGGGCGAGCTCCGCGGGGGCCATCTAGAGGAGCCTCCGGGTGAGCCGGAGCCCGGCCAGGGCGGCCAGCAGCCCGAGCAGGAGGCTGCCCCCGCCGTAGAGCCCGCCGAGCAGCGGGGAGGCCTCCCAGCCGCGCAGGGTGTGCAGGGCGTAGGAGCTGAAGGTGGTCAGCGACCCCAGAAAGCCGAGCACCCAGAACGCCCGGGCCCGCTCCCCGACGAAGCGCTCGAAGATGAGGGTGCCGAAGATCGCTATGAGGAAGGACCCCGCCGCGTTGGCCGCGAGCGTCCCCCAGGGGAAGGCTTCATAGGCGGCCGGGGCGAGGCGCCGGGCCGCCCCCTCGACGGCGAGGCGGGCCGCCGCCCCGAGCGCCCCCCCGGCGAAGATCCACCCGAGGTGCCCGAGCCCGGCGCGGAAGGGCCGGGGGCGCAGGGCCTCGCCCTCCAGAAAGCCCCGCGGGGCCTCGTGCACCACCACCTCGCGGGACACCGAGATGCCCGCGTCCGGGAGGAGCTCCCGCAGCTCCGGGAGCACCCCCTCGATCTTGCCCTCCTCGTCGAGGAGCATCAGGAAGACGTGGCGCGCCGACCCCGTCTCGGGCCCCCAGTAGGCCGTCGCGGAGGCCACGCCCCGGCGGTGCGCCAGGCGCACCGCCCGCTCGCACTGCAGCTCGGAGCCCAGCCTCACCGTGGCCTGGGCCACCGTCCGCTCCGTTTCCAACCCGTCCCACCTCCTCCGTACCGCCTTTCGCCCAACAAAAAAGCCCCTGCCCGGGCGCACCAAGGGGTGCGGGGCAGAAGCCATCAGCGCCGCCGGCGCGGTTCTCCGGAGGCGGAGCCCCCGGAAGGCGGGCCTCATCGCCCGTATCGTCTTCTGTGGTGCGGAAATGTACAGCGGGGAGCGGGGCGCTGCAAGTGCGGGCGTCCGGCGGGCGGTGTATCCTGCCCGTCGGGAGGGAGCTTTGGCGCTGGAGGGAAGGAGGTGGCGGTGGTGGAGCCCTGGGTCGAGCGGCGGCTGAGGGAGGAGAAGATCCTCTGGCTCACCACGGTGCGGGCGGACGGCCAGCCGCAGCCGGTGCCGGTGTGGTTTTTGTGGGGGACGGAGGGTTTTTTGATCTACTCCAGGCCCAACGCCCAGAAGCTGCGCAACATCCGCTCGAACCCGCGGGTGGGGCTGAACCTGAACTGCGACGAGCGGGGAGGGAGCGTGGTGCGGGCGGAGGGGACGGCGGAGATCGTGGAGGACGCCGCCCCGGCCTCGGAGATCCCGGAGTACGTGCAGAAGTACCGGGAGGACATGCGCCGGCTGGGCTACGAGCCGGCGGGCTTCGCGCTGGACTACGCGGTCGCCGTCCGGGTGACCCCGCGCCGCTGGCAGAGCTGGTAGGCCGCCCTCAGGCGCGGGCGTCCCTGTCCTCGAGGATGTCCTCTATCCGCCGGGCGGCCTCGACTACCACCCCGCGGACGCGGCGCAGCTTTTCCTGATCCACCCTCCCCGCGCGCGCCTTCCGCCCGAAGAGCCTCCAGAGGTGGGCGAGCTCGTGCCGGATCTCGTGCAGCTCGCCCTCGAGCCCGGGGTCCCAGCCCCGCCCGAAGCGCCGCCAGACCTCCTCGAGCGACCGCCGGCGCTCCCGCAGAAAGCCCCTCCCCTCCTCCGTGATCTGGTAGACCTTCTTGCCGTCCTCCCGGGACGACCCGACGTACCCCATGTCCTCGAGCATCTGCAGCGTGGGGTAGACGGAGCCCGGGCTCGGGGCGTAGAGCCCGCGAGAGCGCTCCTCGAGCGCCTTTATCAGCTGGTAGCCGTGGGCCGGCCCCCGCTCGAGGAGGTCCAGGATCACGTACTTCAGATCCCCCTTCCCAAACCTCCGCCGCGGCCCAAAACCAGACCCCCGCCAGAAAAACCCTCCCGGCGCCCTCACCACACACCTCCTCTTCTCGTGCGGAACGACCAGCGGCATTATATCACGATATATCGTGATGCAACGAAAAGGGGGGGATCCTCTCTCCGGCTGGAGCGGGGGCGCCGGGCGGGGTAGAGTGTTGTGCGGGATGAGGGGCAGGGTGGTTGCGCGGGCTGTGGTGGTGGGGTGCGGGGTGGCAGGGCTGAGCGCGGCGATCGCGCTGCGGGAGCGGGGCTTTGGGGTGCGCGTCGTCGCCCGCGAGCCGCCGGAGCGGACGACGTCGGCGGTGGCGGCGGCGGTCTGGTACCCGTACAGGGCCTACCCGGAGGAGCGGGTGCTAAGCTGGGGCGCCCGCACCTTCGAGGTGTTCCGGGGGCTGGCGGCCGACCCCCGGACCGGCGTGCGCCTCGGGGAGGGGGTGGAGCTCCTGCGCCGCTCCGCCCCCGGGGAACCGTGGTGGAGGGAGGCGGTCTCGGGCTTCCGGCGGTGCCGGGAGGAGGAGCTTCCGCCCGGGTGCCGGGGCGGCTACCGCTTTGTGGCCCCGGTGGCCGAGATGCCCGCCTACCTCGCCTACCTGCTCGACAGGCTCCGGGGGGCGGGGGGCACCCTGGAGCTGCGGGAGGTTTCCTCGCTGGAGGAGGCGGGGGAGGGGGCCGACGTGGTGGTCAACTGCTCCGGGGTCTGGGCGCGGGAGCTGGCGCGGGACCCCTCGGTGTTCCCCATCCGCGGCCAGATCCTGCGCGTCGCCAACCCGGGGCTGGAGCGGTTCGTGCTCGACGAGGAGAACCCCGCGGGCCTCACCTACATCGTCCCCCGCTCCGGCGACTGCGTCCTCGGCGGCACCGCAGAGGAGGGGCGCTGGAGCACAGAGCCCGACCCGGCGACGGCGGAGGCCATCCTACGCCGCTGCAGCGCCCTGGAGCCCCGCCTGCGGGGGGCGCGGGTCCTGGAGCACCGGGCCGGCCTCAGGCCCGGCCGGCCCGAGGTCCGCCTCGAGCTGGAGGAGCTCCCCGGCGGCACCCCCTGCGTCCACAACTACGGGCACGGCGGCTCCGGGGTGACCCTCTCCTGGGGCTGCGCCGAAGAGGCCGCCGCGCTGGCCGGGGCCGCGCTCTCCTAGCGCGCGCCCCGCTTGACCCCCCAGAGCGCATCCCGTACAATGCGATCCGATCCACTGTACGGAACGGTGGAGCGGAGAGGGAAAGGGATCAGAGCGTTCGTGTCGACGGGTGGCTCCGGCCGGGAGAGGCGACTGCGGCCCCCCAGGCTCTCCGTGGGGCTGGCGGAGCGGCTGCGGGGCCGGATACTGGGGGGCGAGTTCGGGCCGGGAGAGCGGCTGCCGGGGAACCGGGAGCTCGCCGCCGCCTACTCGGTGAGCGTGGGGTCGGTGCGGGAGGCCCTACAGAGGCTTGCTTCGGAGGGCCTGGTGGAGGTGCGTCCGGGCAGCGGGACCTACGTCTCGCGGGATCTGCGGGGCTCCCCCTGGCTGCCGGGTGGGGAGCAGCCTCTTCTGGACAGGGAGCAGGTCGAGGAGCTGATAGAGGCCCGGGAGGTGCTCGAGCCCCGTCTTGCGGAGCTGGCCGCGCGGAGGGCGTCCGCGGAGCAGGTCGAGGGGCTGTGGCGGGCGCTCGAGCGGATGCAGGAGAGCGTCTCGGACCCTTCGGCCTTCGCGGAGGCCGACGTGGGGTTTCACATGGCCGTTGCGGAGGCCTCCGGCAACCGCTTCCTGACGCGGGCCACGGCGGACATCCGGTCGCTGCTCCGCCGGGACATGGAGCTCAGCGCCGAGGTCGGCATCCGGCGGGCCGGGACGCTGCAGTTCAGCGTCGACTCCCACCGCCGGCTCGTGGCGGCGATAGCGGCGGGGGATCCCGAGAAGGCGGGCCGGATCGTGTCCGGCATCCTCCGGCGCAACCGGGGGTTCGTGATCGGCCTCTACTCCGGCGGGGTCTCCGCCGAGGGGTCCGGGGAGTTCTAGGGAGGGGGCGGGGGGATATGGAGGTTGCGCCCGGGGTCCACCGGATCGAGAGCGTGCTGGGGCCCCGTACTTTCTCCCAGTACCTTCTGCTGGGCGAGAGGGCCCTGCTGGTGGACACCGGGGTGGCGGAGACCCCGGAGAAGGTGATCCTGCCGTATCTGGAGTCGGTGGGGCTGTCTGCGCGCGATCTGGACTTCGCGCTCGTCACCCACGCCGACGTGGACCACTTCGGGGGCAACGGCGCCCTGCGGGGGGCCGCCCGGGAGGCCGTGCTCTGCGCGCACGCCGCCGATGCCCCCTGGGTGGAGGACCGGGAGCGCATACTGCGGGAGCGCTACGGCTGGTATGCCGGAGAGGGGGTGGACTATCCCCCGGACGTAAGGGAGTGGCTGCGGGAGAGCCTGGGGCCGGACGTTCCCCTGGACCTCCACCTCTCCGGCGGCGAGGTCTTCCGCCTGGGGCCGGGGCTCCTCGTGGAGGTCTTGCACCTTCCGGGCCACTCCCCCGGGCACGTGGGTCTCTGGGAGCCCTCTTCGCGGAGCGCGATCATCACCGACGCGGCGCTGGGAGGGGGACTCCTCGACATGGAGGGCAACGTCATCAGCCCGCCCCCCTACTTCGACGCTCGCGCCTACGAGGAGAGCGTGCGGCGCCTGCAGGGGCTCTCGCCGCGGCTGCTCCTCACCGCCCACTACCCGGTGATGGAGGGGGAGGAGGCCGCGCGCTTTCTCGAGGAGAGCCTGGAGTTCGTGCGGCGGGCCCGCCGGGTGGTGGCGGAGGCGCTGGAGGAGCGGGGGGAGCTGGACCTCCGCAACCTTCTGGAGCTCGCCGGTCCCAGGCTCGGGCCCTTCACCGCGATGGAGAACGAGCTCGCCGGGACCCTCAGG is a window of Rubrobacter xylanophilus DSM 9941 DNA encoding:
- a CDS encoding helix-turn-helix domain-containing protein; the encoded protein is MSGGPGAALRARVYLRDSARAGDRPAYEAVAECIFRIGFGLRVTVRSMKSPIFVRSLSENEREDLEAGLRSKDAFVMRRSQILLASSRGEKAPKIAENLGCGTQTVRDAIHDFNERGPDALVARSSRPKRTRDAFDEESAERLRGMLHRSPREFGRESSLWTLEMAAEVAFEEGLTQRRVSGETIRATLARLLGVRWQRAKRWITSPDPLYERKKEGATC
- a CDS encoding DUF190 domain-containing protein, with product MRPAIRLRVLIGEDERYRGRPLFEALVLAAREQGLAGATVFKGFMGYAPHADIASAGILRLAENLPVVVDIVDEAERIEGFLPFVRRAVREGLVIRSEVLAEQVLPGEVR
- a CDS encoding fluoride efflux transporter FluC is translated as MAPAELALTLAAAGAGSVLRYLLGGWVAHRMGPEFPWGTLAVNALGCLGLGLLQGAAPHDRALLLVLGSGLLAGFTTFSTLMLETANLATAGERDRAFSNIVGTLALGLFALSAGARAGAWAAG
- a CDS encoding CrcB family protein → METERTVAQATVRLGSELQCERAVRLAHRRGVASATAYWGPETGSARHVFLMLLDEEGKIEGVLPELRELLPDAGISVSREVVVHEAPRGFLEGEALRPRPFRAGLGHLGWIFAGGALGAAARLAVEGAARRLAPAAYEAFPWGTLAANAAGSFLIAIFGTLIFERFVGERARAFWVLGFLGSLTTFSSYALHTLRGWEASPLLGGLYGGGSLLLGLLAALAGLRLTRRLL
- a CDS encoding TIGR03667 family PPOX class F420-dependent oxidoreductase; protein product: MAVVEPWVERRLREEKILWLTTVRADGQPQPVPVWFLWGTEGFLIYSRPNAQKLRNIRSNPRVGLNLNCDERGGSVVRAEGTAEIVEDAAPASEIPEYVQKYREDMRRLGYEPAGFALDYAVAVRVTPRRWQSW
- a CDS encoding PadR family transcriptional regulator, with the translated sequence MRAPGGFFWRGSGFGPRRRFGKGDLKYVILDLLERGPAHGYQLIKALEERSRGLYAPSPGSVYPTLQMLEDMGYVGSSREDGKKVYQITEEGRGFLRERRRSLEEVWRRFGRGWDPGLEGELHEIRHELAHLWRLFGRKARAGRVDQEKLRRVRGVVVEAARRIEDILEDRDARA
- a CDS encoding FAD-dependent oxidoreductase, producing the protein MRGRVVARAVVVGCGVAGLSAAIALRERGFGVRVVAREPPERTTSAVAAAVWYPYRAYPEERVLSWGARTFEVFRGLAADPRTGVRLGEGVELLRRSAPGEPWWREAVSGFRRCREEELPPGCRGGYRFVAPVAEMPAYLAYLLDRLRGAGGTLELREVSSLEEAGEGADVVVNCSGVWARELARDPSVFPIRGQILRVANPGLERFVLDEENPAGLTYIVPRSGDCVLGGTAEEGRWSTEPDPATAEAILRRCSALEPRLRGARVLEHRAGLRPGRPEVRLELEELPGGTPCVHNYGHGGSGVTLSWGCAEEAAALAGAALS
- a CDS encoding FadR/GntR family transcriptional regulator, whose amino-acid sequence is MSTGGSGRERRLRPPRLSVGLAERLRGRILGGEFGPGERLPGNRELAAAYSVSVGSVREALQRLASEGLVEVRPGSGTYVSRDLRGSPWLPGGEQPLLDREQVEELIEAREVLEPRLAELAARRASAEQVEGLWRALERMQESVSDPSAFAEADVGFHMAVAEASGNRFLTRATADIRSLLRRDMELSAEVGIRRAGTLQFSVDSHRRLVAAIAAGDPEKAGRIVSGILRRNRGFVIGLYSGGVSAEGSGEF
- a CDS encoding MBL fold metallo-hydrolase — encoded protein: MEVAPGVHRIESVLGPRTFSQYLLLGERALLVDTGVAETPEKVILPYLESVGLSARDLDFALVTHADVDHFGGNGALRGAAREAVLCAHAADAPWVEDRERILRERYGWYAGEGVDYPPDVREWLRESLGPDVPLDLHLSGGEVFRLGPGLLVEVLHLPGHSPGHVGLWEPSSRSAIITDAALGGGLLDMEGNVISPPPYFDARAYEESVRRLQGLSPRLLLTAHYPVMEGEEAARFLEESLEFVRRARRVVAEALEERGELDLRNLLELAGPRLGPFTAMENELAGTLRAHLRELVAAGRAREAPGGGGTVWRSLG